One Prodigiosinella aquatilis DNA window includes the following coding sequences:
- the nuoI gene encoding NADH-quinone oxidoreductase subunit NuoI translates to MTLKELVIGFGTQIRSICMVGSNAFKKRETKMYPEEPVNPPPRYRGRIVLTRDPDGQERCVACNLCAVACPVGCISLQKAEMTDGRWYPEFFRINFSRCIFCGMCEEACPTTAIQLTPDFEMGEFKRQDLVYEKEDLLISGPGKYPEYNFYRMAGMAVNGKGKGEAENEAKPIDVKGLLP, encoded by the coding sequence ATGACATTGAAAGAGCTAGTGATTGGTTTCGGCACCCAGATTCGCAGTATCTGCATGGTGGGTTCCAACGCGTTCAAAAAACGTGAAACCAAGATGTATCCAGAAGAGCCAGTCAATCCGCCACCACGTTATCGTGGACGTATTGTACTGACGCGTGATCCCGATGGTCAGGAGCGGTGTGTTGCCTGCAACCTGTGTGCTGTAGCTTGCCCAGTGGGCTGTATTTCTTTACAGAAAGCGGAAATGACGGATGGGCGCTGGTATCCGGAATTTTTCCGCATTAACTTTTCACGCTGTATTTTCTGCGGTATGTGTGAGGAAGCCTGTCCAACCACGGCAATACAGTTGACGCCTGATTTCGAAATGGGTGAATTCAAACGTCAGGATCTGGTGTACGAAAAAGAAGATCTGCTGATCTCGGGGCCGGGTAAGTATCCGGAATATAACTTTTACCGGATGGCCGGCATGGCAGTTAATGGGAAAGGAAAAGGCGAAGCAGAAAACGAAGCCAAACCCATTGATGTCAAAGGCCTGCTGCCTTAA
- the nuoJ gene encoding NADH-quinone oxidoreductase subunit J: MEFAFYAAAIIAVLATLRVITHTNPVHALLYLIVSLLAVAGVFFSLGAYFAGALEIIVYAGAIMVLFVFVVMMLNLGNSVVEQEKIWLKPSVWIGPGILSLLLFGVIVKGIFSVTDQGIVGNTVDAKTVGISLFGPYVLAVELASMLLLAGLVVAFHIGREDKHGELISKESVNQDVDKKITGERA, from the coding sequence ATGGAATTCGCTTTTTATGCAGCTGCGATAATTGCGGTATTGGCGACATTACGTGTCATTACTCATACCAATCCAGTACATGCACTACTTTATCTGATTGTTTCATTGTTAGCCGTAGCGGGTGTTTTCTTTTCATTGGGCGCCTACTTTGCCGGTGCATTGGAAATCATCGTTTATGCTGGTGCCATCATGGTGCTGTTCGTCTTCGTTGTAATGATGCTCAACTTGGGTAATTCCGTGGTAGAGCAGGAAAAAATATGGCTGAAACCCAGTGTCTGGATCGGCCCTGGCATATTGTCTCTGCTCCTGTTCGGTGTGATTGTCAAAGGTATCTTCAGCGTTACCGATCAAGGTATCGTGGGCAATACGGTTGATGCCAAGACTGTCGGTATCAGCCTGTTCGGACCTTATGTACTGGCCGTTGAGCTAGCATCTATGCTGCTGCTCGCCGGGCTAGTTGTGGCTTTCCACATCGGACGTGAAGACAAACATGGCGAATTGATCAGTAAAGAATCGGTGAATCAGGATGTTGATAAAAAAATAACGGGGGAACGGGCATGA
- the nuoN gene encoding NADH-quinone oxidoreductase subunit NuoN, producing the protein MTITPQQLIALSPLLIVGLTVVVVMLCIAWRRNHFVNATLTVIGLNIALFSLYLVSQVGPTDVTPLIRVDGFSMFYTGLVLLASLATSTFAYSWLEGYPDNRDEFYLLVLIATMGGLLLATANHLASLFIGIELISLPLFGLVGYAFRQKRSLEAGIKYMLLSASASSFLLFGMALIYAESGDLSFASLGKSLSDHQLHEPLLMVGLGMMLVGLGFKLSLVPFHLWTPDVYQGAPAPVSTFLATASKIAIFGAVMRLFLYAPVVDSESVRLTLGVIAFASILFGNLMALAQSNIKRLLGYSSIAHLGYLLVALIAVQSHQLALETIGVYLAGYLFSSLGAFGVVSLMSSPYRGSDADSLFSYRGLFWHKPILSAVMTVMMLSLAGIPMTLGFFGKFYVLAVGVNAHLWWLTGAVVVGSAIGLYYYLRVLVSLYLSAPQTLNRDTPSNWALTAGGIVVLISAVMVLFFGLYPQPLISLVQMAQPLM; encoded by the coding sequence ATGACAATAACTCCTCAACAACTGATCGCGCTATCGCCGCTGTTAATCGTTGGATTGACAGTAGTGGTTGTGATGCTGTGCATTGCGTGGCGACGCAACCATTTTGTCAACGCAACACTTACGGTTATTGGCCTGAATATCGCGTTGTTTTCCCTTTATCTGGTTAGTCAGGTAGGGCCAACAGACGTTACTCCACTGATTCGGGTTGATGGCTTTTCCATGTTCTATACCGGGCTGGTGTTGTTAGCCAGTCTGGCAACCAGTACTTTTGCCTATTCATGGCTGGAAGGCTATCCAGACAATCGTGATGAATTTTACTTGCTGGTTCTGATTGCAACGATGGGAGGCCTTTTGCTCGCCACCGCCAATCATCTGGCTTCATTGTTCATTGGTATTGAGCTTATCTCGCTCCCGTTGTTTGGTTTGGTGGGATATGCTTTCCGTCAGAAACGGTCACTGGAAGCAGGTATCAAGTACATGTTGCTCTCTGCTTCAGCATCGTCTTTCCTGCTGTTTGGCATGGCACTGATATACGCTGAGTCTGGCGATCTGAGTTTTGCCAGCCTGGGCAAAAGCCTGAGTGATCACCAACTACATGAACCGTTGTTGATGGTCGGGCTGGGAATGATGCTGGTGGGGCTTGGCTTTAAGCTGTCGCTGGTACCTTTCCACCTCTGGACACCAGACGTTTATCAAGGTGCGCCGGCACCCGTTTCAACATTCCTGGCAACGGCCAGCAAGATTGCTATCTTTGGTGCGGTTATGCGGTTGTTCCTGTATGCGCCGGTGGTGGATAGCGAGTCTGTTCGGTTGACGCTTGGCGTGATTGCTTTCGCCTCTATCCTGTTCGGTAACCTGATGGCGTTGGCGCAGAGTAATATTAAACGTCTGCTGGGCTACTCTTCTATCGCGCATCTCGGTTATCTGCTGGTGGCATTGATTGCAGTACAATCGCACCAGTTGGCATTGGAAACAATAGGTGTCTATTTGGCAGGATATCTGTTCAGTAGCCTAGGCGCTTTCGGTGTCGTCAGCTTGATGTCCAGCCCATACCGTGGGTCAGATGCTGACTCCTTGTTCTCTTATCGAGGGCTGTTCTGGCATAAACCGATCCTGTCAGCGGTAATGACCGTGATGATGCTGTCCCTCGCCGGTATTCCGATGACCTTAGGGTTTTTCGGTAAGTTCTATGTGTTGGCAGTGGGTGTGAATGCCCACTTATGGTGGTTGACCGGCGCAGTGGTTGTGGGGAGTGCAATTGGTCTTTATTACTACCTGCGTGTCTTGGTGAGCTTGTATCTTAGTGCACCTCAGACGTTGAACCGTGATACACCGAGCAACTGGGCATTAACTGCTGGTGGTATTGTGGTGCTGATTTCCGCTGTTATGGTTCTGTTCTTTGGTCTGTACCCGCAGCCATTGATTTCTCTGGTGCAGATGGCTCAACCACTGATGTAA
- a CDS encoding DUF883 domain-containing protein, which yields MASIHQQPGEIHIEDDLKLLSEILEEIVRYSGDYADKTYQELKKKAETSLQQVKTHLNDMSDGYCQRAKQVADKADIYLHDNPWYGVGIGATVGLVLGVLLAKK from the coding sequence ATGGCGTCGATCCATCAACAGCCTGGAGAAATCCATATTGAGGATGATTTGAAACTGCTATCTGAAATATTAGAAGAGATAGTGCGTTATTCGGGTGATTATGCAGACAAAACTTATCAGGAGTTGAAAAAGAAAGCTGAGACTTCATTACAGCAGGTAAAAACACATCTCAATGATATGTCTGATGGTTATTGTCAACGAGCAAAGCAGGTTGCTGATAAAGCGGATATTTATCTGCATGACAATCCCTGGTATGGGGTTGGAATCGGGGCAACCGTTGGTTTGGTACTAGGTGTTTTGCTGGCGAAAAAATAG
- the nuoK gene encoding NADH-quinone oxidoreductase subunit NuoK, whose translation MIPLQHGLLLAAILFILGLTGLIIRRNLLFMLISLEIMINSAALAFVVAGSYWGQPDGQIMYILAITLAAAEASIGLAMLLQLYRRRHTLNIDTVSEMRG comes from the coding sequence ATGATTCCGCTACAGCATGGTTTGCTTCTGGCTGCCATCCTCTTCATTTTAGGGCTGACCGGACTGATTATCCGTCGCAACTTGCTGTTCATGTTGATCAGCCTTGAAATCATGATTAACTCGGCTGCGCTGGCGTTTGTTGTCGCCGGTAGCTACTGGGGACAGCCAGATGGTCAGATTATGTATATTCTGGCGATTACTCTGGCAGCCGCAGAGGCCAGTATCGGTCTGGCGATGTTGCTGCAGTTGTATCGTCGTCGTCATACTCTGAATATTGATACAGTCAGTGAGATGCGCGGATGA
- a CDS encoding DUF2892 domain-containing protein — protein sequence MKLNVGGVDRIVRIIIGLVLIALVATGTIGWWGWIGVIPFLTGVVGFCPLYPLMGINTCSLKSKK from the coding sequence ATGAAATTGAATGTAGGTGGTGTGGATCGTATCGTCCGTATCATTATTGGCCTGGTGCTCATCGCACTGGTCGCAACTGGCACGATCGGATGGTGGGGCTGGATTGGTGTTATTCCATTTCTGACGGGAGTGGTGGGATTTTGTCCGCTCTATCCGTTAATGGGAATCAATACCTGTTCATTGAAGTCAAAGAAATAA
- the nuoH gene encoding NADH-quinone oxidoreductase subunit NuoH produces MSWLTPETMDILIAVGKAIVILLVVVTCGAFMSMGERRLLGLFQGRYGPNRVGWAGSLQLVADMIKMFFKEDWVPKFADRVIFTLAPMIAFTALLLSFAIVPVSPTWMVSDLNIGLLFFLMMAGLAVYAVLFAGWSSNNKYSLLGAMRASAQTLSYEVFLGLSLMGVVARAGSFNMGVIVDSQAHLWNIIPQFFGFLTFAIAGVAVCHRHPFDQPEAEQELADGYHIEYSGMKFGLFFVGEYIGIVTVSALIVTLFFGGWHGPFLPPFIWFALKTAFFMMMFILIRASLPRPRYDQVMAFGWKICLPLTLLNLLATAAVILYNA; encoded by the coding sequence ATGAGCTGGTTAACACCGGAAACAATGGATATTTTGATCGCTGTAGGTAAGGCAATTGTTATCCTGCTGGTTGTGGTGACGTGTGGAGCATTCATGAGCATGGGCGAACGTCGTCTGCTTGGATTGTTTCAGGGACGTTATGGACCGAACCGGGTTGGTTGGGCCGGCTCATTACAATTGGTCGCTGATATGATCAAAATGTTCTTCAAGGAAGATTGGGTACCAAAATTTGCTGATCGGGTGATTTTCACCTTGGCACCGATGATTGCCTTTACCGCATTATTACTGTCCTTTGCCATCGTTCCGGTAAGTCCTACCTGGATGGTTTCAGACTTGAATATCGGATTACTGTTCTTTCTGATGATGGCCGGGCTCGCGGTTTATGCCGTACTTTTCGCCGGCTGGTCCAGTAACAATAAATATTCGTTGCTGGGCGCGATGCGTGCATCGGCGCAAACCCTGAGTTATGAGGTATTTTTGGGGTTGTCGCTGATGGGGGTGGTCGCTCGGGCAGGGTCCTTCAATATGGGGGTTATCGTTGATTCGCAAGCCCACTTATGGAATATCATTCCTCAGTTTTTTGGCTTCCTTACTTTTGCTATCGCGGGTGTTGCAGTCTGTCACCGTCATCCGTTTGACCAGCCAGAAGCCGAACAGGAACTGGCCGATGGGTATCATATTGAATATTCAGGTATGAAGTTCGGTCTGTTCTTCGTGGGCGAGTACATTGGTATTGTTACGGTTTCCGCATTGATCGTCACGCTGTTCTTCGGTGGCTGGCATGGCCCGTTCCTACCGCCATTTATATGGTTCGCATTGAAAACGGCCTTTTTCATGATGATGTTTATCCTGATTCGTGCTTCTTTACCCCGTCCGCGTTATGACCAGGTGATGGCCTTCGGATGGAAAATCTGTTTGCCGTTAACGCTCCTTAACCTGTTGGCGACAGCCGCGGTCATTTTGTATAACGCTTAA
- the nuoL gene encoding NADH-quinone oxidoreductase subunit L → MNLLYLTILFPLIGFLLLAFSRGRWSENFSATIGVGSVGLAALVTCYIAADFISHQHGGGVVFFNQHLWTWMAVGNFDISVNLTLDGLSLTMLSVVTGVGFFIHLFASWYMRGEEGYSRFFAYTNLFIASMVILVLADNLMLMYLGWEGVGLCSYLLIGFYYLNPSNGAAAMKAFIVTRIGDVFLAIALFILYKELGTLNFRELMVLAPQRLAEGSSVITWATLMLLGGAVGKSAQLPLQTWLADAMAGPTPVSALIHAATMVTAGVYLIARTNGLFLMAPEVLNLVALVGAATLLLAGFAALVQTDIKRVLAYSTMSQIGYMFLALGVQAWDAAIFHLMTHAFFKALLFLSSGSVILACHHEQNIFKMGGLRKTIPLVYVCFLVGGAALSALPLLTAGFFSKDEILAGAWANGHVNLMFAGLVGAFMTSLYTFRMIFIVFHGEAKIKAHAGKGLSHHLPLLALLILSTFVGALIVPPLQGVLPETTHLGHSQVLRLEMTSGIVAIVGILVAAALWLGKRQLVNSVANSALGRFFTIWWFYAWGFDWLYDKIFVKPYLAIGKLLRRDPLNSLMNIPAVFARWGNHSLIVSENGQLRWYVASMSLGAVVVLALLLLV, encoded by the coding sequence ATGAACTTACTCTATTTAACTATTTTATTTCCGCTAATTGGATTTCTGTTGCTGGCATTTTCTCGTGGTCGCTGGTCGGAAAATTTTTCCGCCACGATAGGTGTCGGATCCGTTGGTCTAGCGGCATTAGTGACGTGTTATATCGCTGCCGACTTCATTAGCCACCAGCATGGCGGCGGTGTCGTATTTTTCAATCAGCATCTGTGGACCTGGATGGCAGTCGGGAACTTTGACATCAGCGTTAACCTAACGCTGGATGGATTGTCTCTGACCATGTTGTCGGTTGTCACTGGCGTCGGTTTCTTCATTCACCTGTTTGCCTCTTGGTATATGCGTGGTGAAGAGGGGTATTCCCGCTTCTTTGCCTATACCAACCTGTTTATTGCCAGCATGGTAATCTTGGTGCTGGCCGATAACCTGATGCTGATGTATCTCGGTTGGGAAGGTGTAGGGTTGTGTAGTTATCTGCTTATCGGTTTCTACTATTTGAACCCAAGCAATGGTGCTGCGGCGATGAAAGCCTTCATCGTGACCCGTATCGGGGATGTGTTTCTGGCGATTGCACTGTTCATCCTTTACAAAGAACTGGGTACGTTGAACTTCCGTGAGCTGATGGTGCTTGCACCACAGCGACTAGCAGAAGGTTCTTCGGTCATTACCTGGGCAACCTTAATGCTGTTGGGTGGCGCGGTTGGTAAGTCAGCTCAGTTGCCATTACAGACTTGGCTGGCTGATGCGATGGCTGGCCCGACCCCAGTATCTGCGCTAATCCACGCCGCGACCATGGTAACCGCCGGTGTTTATCTGATAGCCCGTACTAATGGTTTGTTCCTGATGGCACCGGAGGTACTGAATCTGGTCGCCTTGGTAGGTGCCGCGACCTTATTGTTGGCTGGTTTTGCGGCTTTGGTGCAGACCGATATTAAACGCGTGCTTGCCTATTCCACCATGAGTCAGATTGGCTATATGTTCCTGGCTCTGGGTGTGCAGGCGTGGGATGCCGCTATTTTTCATCTGATGACGCATGCATTCTTTAAAGCATTACTCTTCTTATCTTCCGGTTCGGTCATTTTGGCTTGTCATCATGAACAGAACATTTTCAAAATGGGTGGATTACGTAAAACCATCCCACTGGTCTATGTCTGTTTCCTGGTGGGAGGCGCGGCATTGTCCGCGTTGCCATTATTGACGGCCGGCTTCTTCAGTAAAGATGAAATCCTTGCAGGTGCCTGGGCTAATGGCCATGTCAATTTAATGTTTGCCGGTTTGGTGGGGGCCTTTATGACCTCGTTATATACCTTCCGCATGATTTTCATTGTGTTCCATGGTGAAGCAAAGATAAAAGCACATGCTGGAAAAGGCCTTTCTCATCATCTTCCACTGTTGGCCTTGTTGATATTATCCACCTTTGTCGGAGCATTGATCGTTCCACCTTTACAAGGTGTGTTGCCTGAAACGACTCATCTTGGACACAGTCAGGTGCTGAGGTTGGAGATGACATCAGGTATCGTGGCGATTGTGGGTATTCTGGTGGCAGCAGCACTGTGGTTAGGGAAGCGTCAGTTGGTCAACAGTGTGGCAAACAGCGCACTGGGACGGTTCTTTACCATCTGGTGGTTCTATGCCTGGGGTTTTGACTGGTTGTATGACAAGATTTTTGTCAAACCGTATCTGGCTATCGGGAAGCTGTTGCGGCGCGATCCGTTGAATTCATTGATGAATATCCCGGCGGTGTTTGCCCGTTGGGGCAACCATAGCTTGATCGTCAGTGAAAATGGCCAATTGCGCTGGTATGTCGCTTCCATGAGTTTAGGCGCAGTTGTCGTACTGGCGTTGTTGTTGCTGGTATAA
- a CDS encoding IS3 family transposase (programmed frameshift), translating into MNGKRYPKEFKIEAVKQVVDRGHSVSSVAIRLDITTHSLYAWIKKYGPDSSTNKEQSDAQAEIRRLQKELKRVTDERDIFKKSRGVLRKAVRLKYAFIRDNTCCWPVRLLCRVLDVHPSGFYAWLQQPHSQRHQTDLRLTGQIKQFWLESGCVYGYRKIHLDLRDSGQQCGVNRVWRLMKRVGIKAQVGYRSPRARKGEASIVSPNRLQRQFNPDAPDERWVTDITYIRTHEGWLYLAVVVDLFSRKVIGWSMQSRMTKDIVLNALLMAVWRRNPQRQVLVHSDQCSQYTSHEWQSFLKSHGLEGSMSRRGNCHDNAVAESFFQLLKRERIKKKIYGTREEARSDIFDYIEMFYNSKRRHGSSDQMSPTEYENQYYQRLGSV; encoded by the exons ATGAACGGTAAGCGTTATCCCAAAGAGTTTAAAATTGAAGCAGTCAAACAGGTTGTTGATCGCGGTCATTCTGTTTCCAGCGTTGCAATACGTCTCGATATCACCACCCACAGCCTTTACGCCTGGATAAAGAAGTACGGTCCGGACTCATCCACTAATAAAGAACAGTCAGATGCTCAGGCCGAGATCCGCCGGCTCCAGAAGGAACTGAAGAGGGTTACTGACGAGCGGGACATAT TTAAAAAAAGCCGCGGCGTACTTCGCAAAGCTGTCCGACTGAAGTACGCCTTTATCCGTGACAACACCTGTTGCTGGCCTGTTCGCCTGCTCTGCCGGGTGCTGGATGTTCATCCCAGTGGCTTTTACGCCTGGCTTCAGCAGCCGCATTCTCAGCGCCACCAGACAGATCTGAGACTGACGGGCCAGATCAAACAGTTCTGGCTGGAGTCCGGTTGCGTTTATGGCTATCGCAAGATCCATCTGGACCTGCGGGATAGCGGGCAACAGTGCGGAGTGAACCGAGTCTGGCGACTGATGAAGCGTGTCGGGATAAAGGCTCAGGTCGGGTACCGGAGCCCGCGGGCACGTAAAGGCGAAGCCAGTATCGTGTCGCCCAACAGGCTCCAGCGACAGTTCAATCCGGATGCTCCGGATGAGCGTTGGGTAACGGACATAACCTACATCAGGACCCACGAAGGCTGGCTGTATCTGGCCGTGGTTGTTGACCTGTTCTCACGTAAGGTTATCGGCTGGTCAATGCAATCCCGGATGACAAAGGACATTGTCCTGAACGCACTGCTGATGGCTGTATGGCGGCGTAATCCCCAAAGACAGGTGCTGGTTCACTCGGACCAGTGCAGTCAGTACACAAGCCATGAGTGGCAGTCGTTCCTGAAATCACACGGCCTGGAGGGGAGTATGAGCCGTCGCGGTAACTGTCACGATAACGCGGTTGCAGAAAGCTTTTTCCAGTTACTGAAACGCGAGCGGATAAAGAAAAAGATCTACGGAACGCGAGAAGAAGCCCGCAGTGATATTTTTGATTACATCGAAATGTTTTATAATAGTAAGCGTCGGCATGGTTCGAGCGATCAGATGTCGCCGACAGAATATGAAAACCAATATTATCAACGGCTCGGAAGTGTCTAG
- the nuoM gene encoding NADH-quinone oxidoreductase subunit M: MLLPWLILIPFIGGLLCWQFERFGTKVPRWIALISMGLTLVLSLQLWLQGGYSLAVPTGLPQWQSEFDMPWIPRFGISIHLALDGLSLLMVVLTGLLGVLAILCSWREIQRYQGFFHLNLLWILGGVIGVFLAIDMFLFFFFWEMMLVPMYFLIALWGHKGSDGKTRIAAATKFFIYTQASGLVMLISILALVFVHYNATGVWTFNYTNLLHTKMSHGVEYLLMLGFFIAFAVKMPVVPLHGWLPDAHSQAPTAGSVDLAGILLKTAAYGLLRFSLPLFPYASHEFAPIAMWLGVVGIFYGAWMAFKQTDIKRLIAYTSVSHMGFVMVAIYSGSQLAYQGAVIQMIAHGLSAAGLFIICGQLYERLHTRDMRQMGGLWARIKYLPALSLFFALATLGMPSTGNFVGEFMMLFGSYQIVPMITVISTFGLVFASIYALAMMQRAFYGSPKSDEPVQAMSIRELSLIMLLVVLLVLLGIYPQPILDTSSAAMTNIQHWFMSSVPGSIISTTRL, encoded by the coding sequence ATGCTACTACCTTGGCTAATTCTTATCCCCTTTATCGGCGGTCTGCTGTGTTGGCAGTTCGAGCGTTTCGGTACTAAAGTGCCGCGCTGGATCGCGCTGATTTCTATGGGATTGACACTGGTACTGTCTCTGCAGTTATGGCTGCAGGGGGGATACTCACTGGCGGTACCAACCGGTCTGCCACAATGGCAATCTGAATTTGATATGCCGTGGATACCGCGTTTTGGTATTTCAATTCACCTGGCATTAGATGGCCTATCACTGTTGATGGTGGTACTGACAGGCCTGCTGGGTGTGCTGGCTATTCTGTGCTCATGGCGTGAGATTCAGCGCTATCAGGGCTTTTTCCATCTGAACTTGCTTTGGATCCTCGGTGGTGTAATCGGTGTGTTCCTGGCTATCGACATGTTCCTGTTCTTCTTTTTCTGGGAAATGATGTTGGTGCCCATGTACTTCCTGATTGCTTTGTGGGGGCACAAAGGTTCTGATGGTAAAACGCGTATTGCCGCGGCAACGAAATTCTTTATTTATACCCAGGCCAGTGGTCTGGTGATGTTGATTTCCATTCTGGCGCTGGTGTTTGTGCACTACAATGCGACTGGCGTCTGGACATTCAACTATACGAATTTGTTGCATACCAAAATGTCTCACGGCGTCGAATACCTGCTAATGCTGGGATTCTTCATCGCGTTTGCGGTCAAAATGCCGGTGGTGCCATTACATGGCTGGCTGCCGGATGCACATAGCCAGGCACCAACAGCCGGTTCTGTTGACCTGGCAGGGATTTTGCTGAAAACCGCGGCTTACGGTCTATTGCGTTTTAGTCTGCCTCTGTTCCCGTATGCTTCACATGAGTTTGCACCTATCGCCATGTGGTTAGGTGTCGTCGGTATCTTCTATGGTGCCTGGATGGCATTCAAGCAGACCGATATCAAGCGTTTGATCGCTTATACCTCTGTTTCCCATATGGGATTCGTGATGGTTGCCATTTATTCCGGCAGTCAACTGGCCTATCAAGGGGCCGTTATCCAGATGATTGCACATGGCTTGTCTGCTGCCGGTCTGTTTATTATCTGTGGCCAATTATATGAGCGTCTGCATACCCGCGACATGCGTCAGATGGGTGGATTATGGGCACGTATCAAATACCTGCCGGCGTTGTCTCTGTTCTTTGCTTTGGCCACATTAGGGATGCCGAGCACCGGTAACTTTGTCGGTGAATTCATGATGCTGTTCGGCAGCTATCAGATTGTGCCAATGATTACGGTTATTTCGACCTTTGGCTTGGTGTTTGCGTCTATCTACGCATTGGCCATGATGCAGCGTGCTTTTTATGGCTCTCCAAAATCTGATGAGCCGGTGCAAGCCATGAGCATACGTGAACTGTCGCTCATTATGCTACTGGTTGTTTTGCTGGTGCTATTGGGTATATACCCACAGCCGATTCTGGATACGTCCAGCGCAGCGATGACCAATATTCAGCATTGGTTCATGTCATCGGTCCCGGGTTCAATAATTTCAACAACAAGGCTGTAA